TCGTATCCTATGTTACTCCCCTCCCCAGCCCTTTATTTCATCTTCGCACGGATGGGTTGATTCAAAgttaaattatttttccaagCTTGTAGTTGTAGGGTTCAGTTTGGCAGTCTCTTCTCGGAGtcagttttctttctttttttaatattattttcttaaggaCTTTTTTGTACActattatataatatttatatcaaGTCTTCAGATGCATGTGTACAGTAAATTTTGAAGCAATGATAACCGTTAGATGTTAGTTGAGTTTGGTTTCTTTGTCGGTTTTATATTATGATGGTAGGAGGAGTAATTATCTTGGAAATTGGACAAGTTACAGTCTAATGAGGCTTTGCTTGTCCGttcccttctttttcttgtcCACTCAAGTCACTCAAGAATCTATGATTGTAGATTTGCTTTTAATCAAGTAATATTTATTTCTCTGTTTAAactaaatgatttttttagtttgcATAGAAAAAACAAGATATATGATTTTAATTTGCTCCCACTTTCTTCTCAACCCACATTAATAGCTTCTAATAATGGTTTCAAAACTGtttaattataacattttcAGCAACGATGGCAATTTTAGTTATTCAAAATATGTCTATTAAATaagggagaaagagagggagagagaaatgattaaaataattataattagaatAATTACTCTCTtagagacaaaaaagaaaaacaaaaaggttgaTAATAGTCTTACTATTTATCATAAAACATTAAAGaacttgatatttttgttctgatattatattaaattatcacaTATATCAACTATAAGCTTCATCAAATAGTTTATTAGATTCCCGTCCGCTTGATTTATTGTTTATTTcgataatattaaaaaaaatattattttctcacTTGTCAtcattaatttctcattttcttctaatATTTGTGCTTAATGGGTTCACATCATCTATAGAGATGGTATTTCAAcagtatttcttttttctttttcttttttctgtgtTTTATATTTCTACCCTAATGTTATGTGTAGGCATTAAAAACCACAGTTGCCGTAACTGCCAAGTAAAAGCCGGTGGGGAAGATGGGGGGGCCTAGCCATAGCTCACCCTTACGTCTTTCTTTCAACTACCAGCACAGATTCAAAGTGTCGAGCTGCTTCTTTTTCCCCTAAACAAACCCTACCCGACCACATTTGTGAGTGGCTTTCAAAGTACTCAGTACTCACATGTTGGAGCAGGTTTTTACGGACGGTATACACATTTGTCCGAATACTTCATCGGTGACTTCTTCTCACAATTGATTGCAGGGACAGACAAAGGcaattacaaaaatatcttCAATTACAAAAACAATTAGTCAAAGTACTGTTCATGAAAAAATATCGCATGATTCTTGTACTTTAACTTTGTGGAACATAAGATGATTGGACTTTAGATGTAGTATTCTTAAAGATTAATGAGAATAGCCACATTTGTTTTACCAATCCAAAAGAATAGTTAAATGTATCATTGTAATAGCTAAGAATTATTATCCCCTAACAATAACAGCACCGGCAATAGATACCCAATAAcctattttttgttgttctcaATTACTTCTTTAAGCATTTGAAATGTTACAATTGCATTgaatagagaagaaaaatatagttttgttacttaaatttaagaaaaaaaattttttttttttttttttttttaaaaaaagctacTTGTTTGCATGGAACCGACTTAAAAACCTTTCTTTCAAACTGAATTTTTTCCAatgatatatattaaaatacatgtaattctcacatctatttacattttttttaatacatttttggaaaacatcactttaatttgaaataatttttctaaaGAAAGTTAAGGAAATagtttgataataataataataataatagaccTTATAACTTGTGTCAGGGGGTAGGGTTcagtgtttatttatttattaaaaaaaaaaaaaaaaaaaaaaaagagagagtttcATAGGGTGGGAATCTTCACAGTCCTCCTAAACCCTACCATGTCTACACCTTTCTATATATGTATCTCTCTGAGCAATCACCACCGCACTAAATATTACCACTTTCCACTACTATCCTCGGTGATTGAAACCACCTTCTGAGTGCTCGGTGCAATTTAGGAAAATACGTGAATGGAGTACTGAAAAGCAAAACAAGAAAGTCAACTAAGCTTTCTGGCTTCCTTTCTGGCACCCACAAAAGAGCAGGCAGATTAGATAAGTCAATTGGGTGCGAGATACAAGacataataaattaacattATCATAATATAAAACTGGTAATTACATGTGCAGAATGTAAGAAAAGCAAGTAATACAagttttgattaaaaaaaaaaaaaaaaaattcactagtATTTTTCTAATAAGGAGGTGCTAATATTACCTTCTTACCCACAAAATATATAGCATCATCCTACATAATGGCCGCATGATTCTGAGTCCGTAGGTCTTTTCATCCCAACCAATAAGGTTTCCTCTTGTTCCTCATGTGCTGCAGTTTCATCCTCTAGGGAAAAAAATGCCATGTGTGAAATAGTCAGTAAACAAAAACCACAACTTTTTTTCACATGACGACTGGCTTAAATGGGTGAAGTTTGAAAGTCCTACCCGAAACAGTTGACAGAGAGAAATCGGTTAGGCGTCTAACGCACTCCTTCAATGCTTGGAGCTCAGCTTCCTTGGACTGGAGCTTGGATTGGGCCAAATTCAATTCAGATTCCAGCTCCACAATTTGGTTTTCCTGCTGGTCAATGAGCAAATGGCAAAGTTTCTGATCAAGTTCAGCTGGCACTACTCCATTGAACTTATAAGAGTCCAAACTCTGGCCCTCCGCTTCATGAAACCCCATAGCTGAAGCATCGGTCTGTGCAACATTTCCCAAGTCAAACTGAGAGAACTATCCAGAAAGATGCATAGTTTAGTAGAAAGGCGCAAAAACTGCATCAACATTTCATGAATTACCATGCCCACAGGCACATACCATTCATCTTGTGCAATGTCCAGCATGGAAGTATTCTAACAACCAaaaaggggtttttttttttttttttggtcttttaagAAGTAATTCAATCCAAGGAATGCTATACATACTCCCAAATGTTTACTCTCTAATGTGACTGAAAAATTACAGTTGGGTGCTAAATGTACTTTCATCTGTTATTTCAAAGGATGATTTTTGCTGCCATGTTAGAAAGTAGACActtgaaaatatatatgtatggcATTATGTAGTTGAATACATAATAGTGTATCAAAGCCATAAATCCCGGTATCTAGAACTGACACAAAACTCTATATAGAAAAATCAGAAGCATGTACCATGTTGTTAATGTTAGAGGGAGATGAGCGCAATAGTATGACACATCTTTATGTGTTAAAGTAATCTTATAGAACACAAAAATTCTAGAAGAAAAATCTCACCTCACCCAGATTTACCTTCATTTCCTCTTGGTGAGATGCTTCTGTGATGGACCAAGGAAGCTTTTGCAGTTCAGACTCTAGCTCAGCTTCCAGTTGATCTATTTCAAGCACCCTTGGCTCTGGCTCTTCAGTAAGCACACTACTTGTGCATTCACCATCGTCAATAACAGGGAGATCAGAAACTTTGATATCATCAGGGTCTCTGTTTCCTGCACCAAACTTGGTTGATTGAGTTTTCTTGCTGCGATTTTTCTTTGACTTTCCATCGACTTCACTAGCAGAACCCGGACTATGCAGATGCGGCGATGATTTTCTTTTGCAAAGCTCAGTCTTTAATTCCTGGACAACCTTTGCAGTCTCATCCATGGCTGTGTTCAGCTTACTAATCTCAACTTTCCCCGCTGACATCATGTACATGATCCCAACACCAAGCCCCCAACCAAATATGGAGTTTTCTACATAATACAACATGAAGTGATcttaaaaattatgtaaaaagcAGAGCACGCGCAAGTTGCAAACTAGTAAAATGAAAACAGATAAACGCTCACTAACAACGCATAGATTTGAGACAAACAAAAACGTTAACCGCTAGCAATTAATAttgtcatttctctttttgggggtggggggccTAGTTTGGCTAGTTATCATATTGGAGTTGGACCCCATAGAGCTTCATTACAGTGACAGGAAACAAAGTTGTTGGATAATTAGCACAAGCAAATCATTTTCTTCCTTTGCGGTCATCAATCATATAAAggcttttctttccctttttaagtttttgcataATTGACCtactttttctcattttaatatAGAGCAATCTTTTATCACTTTGTGTTCCAAGATGCATGAAACTTTATATGTAACAACCCAAAAAAACGTCAATCGCAATGACTCTAAAATGAATAATTGAGTTGTCCAATCTCACCAAGTAAAAAATTAAGGTAAGACTTAATACAACGAGCACCTTTATAATCTATCCACTCAATAGAGACAGTTCACCCTCTctattttcatgatttttccCGCTCAAATCCCACTCATAAAAATTATTGTGAGACTTTGCATTCATGACCACCTTTATAATCTACTCCTTCAATGCAGGCAATCCACCTATTGCACTAAAATTTCGGGTTGTCACGTTCTTTACCTCAAGcgatcaatttttttctttaaaatattaaaaggacTCCTTGCAAACCTTAATACCCCATATCACTCAATCATTGAAattaacaaacttttttttttttttttttttctgaatacATGATTGCTATGGATGATCGCTTTGCGTGGAATTTCATCAATTTTGTAGTCTTGGCATCAACATTAGAGCATTCAAAATTATCTAATACGCACATTTCAGACACAAAGTTGAAGGCTGCAATGATAATAACGTGTACGAACTTAAACAACAGAagtaattttaatcaaataccCAACACGCACAAGCATAACAATCGGAAGGTTGTAATTTCACACTAACCAAACAGTTCACTAACCTTTAGAGGAAGACAATCCAGGCTTTGCAGCCACATTCTTAGTAGTTGTCCTCCTCTTCAAGCGAACAGCGAAACTCCTCGAACTCTTCCTCGGGACCTCCGTCTCCTCCCTTGCACAACCAGATCTGTCTCCAGCCTTCTTAGCCCCAACCGCTTTCTTCCGCAAGCTCTTTGATCCAGATCGCGACGCACCCTCCGAGCTCGAGAACCTGAAGATCCCATCCTGTCTCTGGCAGTGGCTTCCGTCTCCGTTTCCAAAGTCGTTGCAACCACTCGAGGCCGGGGGAGACCCCAATGTGGAAGCGACCGGGACTTGGGGCTTGGAATGATCAAATGGGTTCTGGGTCTGATCGGAAACAGGATCGGCATTTGTGTTGAAGACGTGCTTGGCCACCAGACCGGTGGATCCGGCTACTGCTGCAGCTAAGAGAACCTGCCACATTGGTTGCGATCAAAGAATCTgcgctttttttgttttttcgtgtGAGAAAGTGCGAGGCCTGAGAGTTGGAAGACCCCAGAGAAGGTTTGGTTCGGTCACATGTTTCCCGCTTCCCACCGATTTTCCAAATTAGGCGAAGGTAAAATTAAAGTTCACCCCTCCAAAATTGATAGTATTTTTCAATTCTaacattaaagttttaatttttgtaatttatcttttaaagtttaaaatttttgcaatttagctaattgtatccaaaacttcttatattgcccttaatttttatttttttattttttataaaaaaattaaaaaaaaataaataaaaaaattctaggtGGCTaacatctggccatttttgcccccccaaagtttttattttttttttcataaaaaataaaaattatgggcaatatgaaaattttgggataataatggtcgaattgaaaaaaattgaaactttgttgGTTTGGAttacaaaattgaaactttggtgttcgaattaaaaaacattGTCAACGTTAtggggtaaactataattttcccttgGATGAAATAATTGGGCCGGCTCTTGAATTTTATTGGGTTTCAAGGGAACTGGGTCTCCGGTTGGCGTTTTGATGGATCCCAACGGGGATTTCAAGTGGCTAAAAAGTCTAGTTTAAATTTCTAATTAACCCTTCGCATAGTGCAGGAAGGGTTCGGGTATCattatttatgattaaatgattatcAGATTGTTCAGGTAGcaatttatatttcaattagGGTGTCAATCTAGTCcggtttttcggttttttgCCAAAACCGGGATTAAAACCGGGGTACTCCGGTTCTTGgatttgggaaaccggaaccagGAACCGAGTCTCGGTTATCGGCCGGTTCTGGTTTTTACCCGGTCTGGTAAcccgttttttaaaaaaattgttttttttttttttttgaaacctttatttttttgaaacctcATGAAAACATTGTTTTCTGAAATGAAACCTCATGAAAAAATCATAAGGTTTCATTTACGAACCATTTAATCACCTTAATATCAAATTGACAAATACTCAAAGCttaaaggaaagagaaatttaCCTTTGAAGAACTGTCAATCCATTGGGCCAGACTCACTGATACAAaactcaccaaaaaaatatcaagcacaaaaagtaaatcttcaaaaaatgaagcacacaaagcaaactaaccaaaaaaaatccataccgTATACAAAAAgtggagaggaagaagagaaacgaaggaaagatgagaagaagagggagaagataagaaaatggaaaaagaaaaaatgaggagaGAGAGGAGGCTCTAGAGGatgaagagggaaaaaaaaaaaaaggaaaatagaaattaTGAGAAGACACAAATAACCCTACTCATTTAACTATGACAAAGAAAGAATAAGGCCTAACCGTAAATCTACACCATCATACAAAACGTAAGTGAAATGAAATACTTAAAAACCCGATCAAACttattcaaattcattatttccttacctttcttacctttGCGTATTAAAATAACCAcaaatcaaattcattatttccttaCTAATTAAACTAGGTGAGCTTAATACCAAagggcaaaataataatttggtgccatcaaagaaaaatcattgttaCAAAGGCATTGGATcttttgtatattatatatatattaaaaaaatgattattatatataaatgcaccTGGTTCTGGTTTCCCAGTTTTTACTGGGTGCCCAAAACCGGGGTCCtcggtttttggtttttttgcaACCGGAACCAGAACCGGCTTCCCGGTTTCTTGGtttccggttttccggtttcccGATTCCAATATATAACACCTCTAATAAAAgagtcaaattttaaaatctcacttACATTCCTATAGACTAATCAGTATAAAACCTCAATTGTTTTTACTATCTTGCAAAAATACATCAAGAGTATGAAACTCCAAATAGAAAGAGCAATTTGCTCTAAATTAACAATGTCACTAATACAACCTGATGTGTCTTCCAACCACACCTCATTAGAGAATTCAACCAAAGCTAGTTTCGCGAGACGGTGGGCTGCTGTGTTCGCTTCTCTCTTCACACGGCGGATCATCCAACTTCTAAGTGAACCAGCAACTGCCCTAATATCATCCACCACATGCCCATAAGCCCTCTAGCTAGGTGTCACCTCTTGTACCGCCTAAACTACCTGCAAAGAGTCCCCTTCAAGGATTATGTC
Above is a genomic segment from Corylus avellana chromosome ca9, CavTom2PMs-1.0 containing:
- the LOC132161789 gene encoding uncharacterized protein LOC132161789 isoform X1 — translated: MWQVLLAAAVAGSTGLVAKHVFNTNADPVSDQTQNPFDHSKPQVPVASTLGSPPASSGCNDFGNGDGSHCQRQDGIFRFSSSEGASRSGSKSLRKKAVGAKKAGDRSGCAREETEVPRKSSRSFAVRLKRRTTTKNVAAKPGLSSSKENSIFGWGLGVGIMYMMSAGKVEISKLNTAMDETAKVVQELKTELCKRKSSPHLHSPGSASEVDGKSKKNRSKKTQSTKFGAGNRDPDDIKVSDLPVIDDGECTSSVLTEEPEPRVLEIDQLEAELESELQKLPWSITEASHQEEMKVNLGEFSQFDLGNVAQTDASAMGFHEAEGQSLDSYKFNGVVPAELDQKLCHLLIDQQENQIVELESELNLAQSKLQSKEAELQALKECVRRLTDFSLSTVSEDETAAHEEQEETLLVGMKRPTDSESCGHYVG
- the LOC132161789 gene encoding uncharacterized protein LOC132161789 isoform X2, which produces MWQVLLAAAVAGSTGLVAKHVFNTNADPVSDQTQNPFDHSKPQVPVASTLGSPPASSGCNDFGNGDGSHCQRQDGIFRFSSSEGASRSGSKSLRKKAVGAKKAGDRSGCAREETEVPRKSSRSFAVRLKRRTTTKNVAAKPGLSSSKENSIFGWGLGVGIMYMMSAGKVEISKLNTAMDETAKVVQELKTELCKRKSSPHLHSPGSASEVDGKSKKNRSKKTQSTKFGAGNRDPDDIKVSDLPVIDDGECTSSVLTEEPEPRVLEIDQLEAELESELQKLPWSITEASHQEEMKVNLGETDASAMGFHEAEGQSLDSYKFNGVVPAELDQKLCHLLIDQQENQIVELESELNLAQSKLQSKEAELQALKECVRRLTDFSLSTVSEDETAAHEEQEETLLVGMKRPTDSESCGHYVG